A region of Geobacillus sp. 46C-IIa DNA encodes the following proteins:
- the sigF gene encoding RNA polymerase sporulation sigma factor SigF produces MDVDVKQDQSPIKDQEMKELIRRSQEGDQEARDEIIEKNMRLVWSVVQRFLNRGYEPDDLFQIGCIGLLKSVDKFDLSYDVKFSTYAVPMIIGEIQRFLRDDGTVKVSRSLKEMGNKIRKAKDELSKTRGRAPTVTEIADHLGISPEEVVLAQEAVRSPASIHETVYENDGDPITLLDQIADADEASWFDKIALKKAIEELDERERLIVYLRYYKDQTQSEVASRLGISQVQVSRLEKKILQHIKEKMDG; encoded by the coding sequence ATGGATGTCGATGTCAAGCAAGATCAGTCGCCAATCAAAGATCAGGAGATGAAGGAGCTGATCCGCCGCAGCCAGGAAGGCGACCAAGAAGCACGCGATGAAATTATCGAAAAAAATATGCGCCTCGTCTGGTCGGTCGTCCAGCGTTTCTTAAATCGCGGCTACGAACCGGACGACTTGTTCCAAATCGGCTGCATCGGCTTGTTAAAATCGGTCGACAAGTTTGACTTATCGTATGACGTCAAGTTTTCGACGTACGCCGTACCGATGATCATCGGGGAGATCCAGCGATTTCTCCGCGATGACGGTACGGTGAAAGTCAGCCGTTCACTGAAAGAGATGGGCAATAAAATCCGCAAAGCGAAAGACGAGCTGTCAAAAACGCGCGGGCGGGCGCCGACGGTCACCGAAATTGCCGACCATTTGGGCATTTCGCCGGAAGAAGTCGTTCTCGCCCAAGAGGCCGTCCGCTCGCCGGCGTCGATCCATGAAACGGTGTACGAAAACGACGGCGATCCGATCACGCTGCTCGATCAAATCGCCGACGCCGACGAGGCGTCATGGTTTGACAAAATCGCCTTAAAAAAAGCGATCGAAGAGCTCGACGAGCGCGAAAGGCTCATCGTCTATTTGCGCTATTACAAAGACCAAACCCAGTCCGAAGTGGCATCAAGACTCGGCATCTCTCAAGTGCAAGTATCCCGGCTGGAAAAGAAAATATTGCAGCACATAAAGGAAAAAATGGACGGGTAG
- a CDS encoding stage V sporulation protein AA has translation MANTVFIKPRHRVQVKPEALVTLGQVAQIAAMDGKLIRRLKVIPLYRIQPSDKNIVIIDMMHIVRAVLDVDESLDVQMVGPSQTIVEVVYEKRRFSTASFILVWLLLFVGSAMAIMNFHEDVSMQKVHRHLYEMMTGQSVDKPLLLQIPYSLGLGIGMVLFFNHWFRKRINEEPSPLEVEMFNYQQALDQYVILHENKESMRHLDDA, from the coding sequence ATGGCAAACACCGTGTTCATTAAGCCGCGCCATCGCGTGCAAGTAAAGCCGGAGGCGCTCGTCACGTTGGGGCAGGTGGCGCAAATCGCTGCGATGGATGGCAAGCTCATTCGACGGCTGAAGGTGATTCCGCTTTATCGCATTCAACCGAGCGACAAAAATATCGTCATTATCGATATGATGCACATCGTCCGGGCTGTGCTCGATGTCGACGAGTCGCTCGATGTGCAGATGGTTGGCCCGTCGCAGACGATCGTCGAAGTTGTGTATGAAAAACGGCGGTTTTCGACGGCTTCTTTTATTCTTGTTTGGCTTCTTTTGTTCGTCGGTTCGGCGATGGCCATTATGAACTTTCATGAAGATGTGAGCATGCAAAAAGTGCATCGCCATCTGTATGAAATGATGACCGGCCAATCGGTCGACAAGCCGCTGCTTTTGCAAATTCCGTATTCGCTCGGGCTTGGCATCGGGATGGTGTTATTTTTCAACCATTGGTTCCGCAAGCGGATTAATGAAGAGCCCAGCCCTCTTGAAGTCGAAATGTTCAACTACCAGCAGGCCCTTGACCAATACGTGATTTTGCATGAAAACAAAGAAAGCATGAGACATCTTGACGACGCTTGA
- a CDS encoding stage V sporulation protein AB, with the protein MTTLEILLVVFVGFAGGLAVGTGFVAFLVVLGVIPRLTQLTKTMKCIHAYEWSAVAGVIVGGWMSLRHSVWHLSKYWLAPIGLLHGIFIGMLAAALTEVLNVWPILAKRIGVDDKIVILLMAIAFGKVAGSLFHWLYFADYFH; encoded by the coding sequence TTGACGACGCTTGAGATTTTGCTGGTAGTGTTCGTCGGCTTCGCTGGGGGGCTGGCGGTTGGAACCGGATTTGTCGCTTTTTTAGTCGTGCTTGGCGTCATTCCGCGCCTGACGCAGCTGACAAAAACGATGAAGTGCATCCACGCGTACGAGTGGAGCGCCGTCGCCGGCGTCATCGTCGGCGGATGGATGAGTTTGCGCCATTCTGTCTGGCACTTGTCGAAATATTGGCTGGCGCCGATCGGATTGTTGCATGGCATCTTTATTGGAATGCTCGCTGCGGCGCTGACGGAAGTATTGAACGTTTGGCCGATTTTAGCGAAACGCATCGGTGTTGACGATAAAATTGTCATTTTATTGATGGCGATCGCCTTCGGCAAAGTAGCGGGCTCATTGTTCCATTGGCTTTATTTTGCCGATTACTTTCACTAG
- a CDS encoding SpoVA/SpoVAEb family sporulation membrane protein — MGLKADYLREVKAFQPSPPYAANAAKAFFAGGALCALAQWLAEWHGRLFAASPFAAQLWAVTVMAGLAIALTAAGRYDDFSQFAGAGATMLMTGLANALSSAAIEHRSEGWTAGVAGQMLKAGGATIIYGMIVAYVLGLFWP; from the coding sequence GTGGGATTAAAGGCCGATTATCTCCGTGAGGTGAAGGCGTTTCAGCCTTCTCCCCCATACGCCGCCAACGCGGCCAAGGCGTTTTTTGCCGGCGGGGCGCTTTGCGCGCTGGCGCAATGGCTTGCTGAGTGGCATGGCCGCCTGTTTGCCGCTTCGCCGTTTGCCGCTCAATTATGGGCGGTGACGGTGATGGCCGGATTGGCGATCGCGCTGACAGCCGCCGGGAGATATGACGACTTCAGCCAGTTCGCTGGTGCGGGGGCGACGATGCTCATGACGGGGCTGGCCAATGCCCTCTCCAGCGCAGCGATCGAGCACCGGAGCGAAGGATGGACGGCGGGAGTGGCCGGGCAGATGTTGAAAGCCGGGGGGGCAACAATCATTTACGGCATGATCGTTGCTTACGTGCTCGGCCTCTTTTGGCCATAA
- the spoVAD gene encoding stage V sporulation protein AD, whose amino-acid sequence MKRVGKQTWVFDEEIYIRAAATAVGPLEADGPLGRYFDISYRDLYCGEETWELAERRLMSEAVARCLQKAGISARDVDLFLAGDLLNQNATSNYVARGMPIPFLCLFGACSTSMQTLAAAAALVGGGLADTALVATSSHNATAERQFRYPTELGVQKPKTATFTVTGAGAALVGRIPGRWRIRAATIGKVIDAGVTNPLDMGAAMAPAAADTIERHFRDLGASPRDYDLIVTGDLSRVGSVIVCELLAESGYDISDVYNDCGLMIYRPDQKVFAGGSGCACSAVVTYGYLLNELDRGTFRRLFVVATGALLSQTMVQQKQSIPAVAHGVVIEAAKREPDSPP is encoded by the coding sequence ATGAAGCGTGTCGGGAAGCAGACGTGGGTGTTTGATGAGGAGATTTACATCAGGGCCGCTGCCACCGCTGTCGGTCCGCTCGAGGCTGATGGGCCGCTTGGCCGCTATTTTGACATTTCCTATCGCGACTTATATTGCGGCGAAGAGACGTGGGAGCTGGCCGAGCGGCGGTTGATGAGCGAGGCGGTTGCCCGCTGTCTGCAAAAGGCCGGCATCTCTGCCCGCGATGTGGATTTGTTTTTAGCCGGCGATTTATTGAACCAAAATGCGACGTCCAACTACGTCGCGCGTGGGATGCCGATTCCGTTTTTATGCCTGTTCGGCGCCTGCTCCACGTCGATGCAGACGCTGGCGGCAGCGGCCGCTTTGGTCGGCGGCGGGCTCGCCGATACGGCGCTTGTGGCGACGAGCAGTCATAACGCGACCGCAGAGCGGCAATTTCGTTATCCAACCGAACTTGGGGTGCAAAAGCCGAAAACGGCGACATTTACCGTCACGGGAGCCGGCGCTGCGCTCGTCGGCCGCATCCCGGGGCGATGGCGCATCCGGGCGGCGACGATCGGCAAAGTGATCGACGCCGGGGTGACGAATCCGCTCGATATGGGGGCGGCGATGGCTCCGGCGGCGGCGGATACGATCGAGCGGCATTTCCGCGATTTAGGGGCATCGCCGCGCGATTATGACTTGATTGTCACCGGCGACCTATCGCGCGTCGGCAGCGTGATCGTCTGCGAGCTGCTGGCCGAATCCGGCTATGATATAAGCGACGTCTATAACGACTGCGGATTGATGATTTACCGCCCGGATCAAAAGGTGTTTGCCGGCGGCAGCGGCTGCGCCTGTTCGGCGGTCGTTACGTACGGCTATTTGCTCAACGAGCTTGACCGCGGCACGTTTCGCCGGCTGTTTGTCGTCGCCACCGGGGCGCTTCTTAGCCAAACGATGGTGCAGCAAAAACAATCGATTCCGGCCGTCGCCCACGGCGTCGTCATTGAAGCGGCCAAACGTGAGCCGGATTCGCCGCCATAA
- a CDS encoding SpoVA/SpoVAEb family sporulation membrane protein, which yields MEYVRAFLAGGLLCALAQLAIDRGKWSPAGVASALVILGVLLGFSGVYDRFAAWAGAGATMPLSGFGYFLAKGVIVEPRPDGLVETGAAVFRFAGALFAFIVAGSFFAALICKPKG from the coding sequence ATGGAATACGTCCGTGCATTTTTGGCCGGCGGGCTGCTATGCGCCCTCGCCCAGCTTGCCATCGACCGCGGCAAATGGTCGCCGGCCGGCGTTGCCAGCGCGCTTGTCATCTTGGGCGTCCTCCTTGGGTTTAGCGGTGTATACGACCGGTTTGCCGCTTGGGCTGGCGCAGGGGCGACGATGCCGCTGAGCGGATTTGGCTATTTTTTGGCGAAAGGCGTGATTGTCGAACCGCGGCCGGACGGCCTAGTCGAGACCGGAGCGGCAGTGTTTCGCTTTGCCGGTGCTCTATTCGCCTTTATCGTGGCTGGCTCGTTTTTCGCCGCGCTCATTTGCAAACCGAAAGGGTAG
- a CDS encoding stage V sporulation protein AE translates to MKKRRVILVTDGDEFACRAIERVAADLGGRCISRSQGNPTKLSGEQLVELILQTPHDPVFVMFDDCGAIGEGSGEEALRYVAAHEQIEVLGALAVASNTRQHEWTKVHVSIDRDGLITEYGVDKEGVRDLDVGRINGDTVYCLDRLNIPLVVGIGDIGKMGYRDNAKNGAPITRKAVELILERSDGHAGKREKGKSADRGETR, encoded by the coding sequence ATGAAAAAACGACGGGTGATTCTAGTGACTGATGGAGACGAATTTGCCTGCCGGGCGATCGAGCGGGTGGCCGCCGATCTTGGCGGCCGCTGCATCTCCCGCTCGCAAGGCAATCCGACGAAACTAAGCGGCGAACAGCTTGTGGAGCTTATTTTGCAAACGCCGCATGACCCGGTGTTTGTCATGTTTGACGATTGCGGCGCCATCGGGGAGGGATCGGGCGAAGAGGCGCTCCGTTACGTAGCAGCGCATGAGCAAATTGAAGTGCTCGGAGCGCTGGCGGTTGCTTCCAATACGCGCCAGCACGAATGGACAAAAGTGCACGTCAGCATCGACCGTGACGGCTTGATTACAGAATACGGAGTCGATAAAGAAGGCGTCCGCGATCTCGACGTCGGACGGATTAACGGCGACACCGTCTACTGTCTTGACCGGCTCAACATTCCACTTGTCGTCGGCATCGGCGATATCGGCAAAATGGGATACCGCGACAATGCGAAAAACGGGGCGCCCATTACGCGCAAGGCGGTCGAGTTGATTCTTGAAAGGAGTGATGGCCATGCCGGAAAAAGAGAAAAAGGAAAAAGTGCCGATCGCGGAGAAACTCGTTGA
- a CDS encoding spore germination protein has product MPEKEKKEKVPIAEKLVDNAKFLQKRIGVGTSFDLGVRKVHVLNREVHIYYCNGLCDTQYIIELLKQIVRVNDDERQVAQARQIIENRLVHQQVSPVTSLDEAVDKLLSGLIIVLIEGESTGFAVDVRSYPGRQPQEPDTEKVVRGARDGYVENIIVNTALTRRRIRDERLRLEILQVGERSKTDICIAYIKDVADPGLVELVKNELKQISVDGLTMGDKTVEEFLVRQGYNPYPLVRYTERPDVAATHLLEGHVLIMVDTSPSVIITPTTFFHHVQHAEEYRQSPGVGTFVRWVRFLGILSSLFLLPLWVLFVLEPSLLPESWAFIGPNKQTNIPIIMQILLADFGIEFLRMAAIHTPTPLSTAMGLIAAVLIGQIAIDVGLFVPEVILYVAVAAIGSFATPSYELSVANKISRLALVILVALFKVPGLVIGTTVYLLWLASIRSLNTPYLWPFIPFDPAAFMQIVVRRSVAGAKVRPSIVHPQDRRKQPS; this is encoded by the coding sequence ATGCCGGAAAAAGAGAAAAAGGAAAAAGTGCCGATCGCGGAGAAACTCGTTGACAACGCCAAGTTTTTGCAAAAACGAATCGGCGTCGGCACAAGCTTTGATTTAGGTGTGCGGAAAGTTCATGTGCTAAACCGGGAAGTACATATTTATTACTGCAACGGTTTATGCGACACGCAATATATTATCGAATTGCTAAAACAAATCGTGCGCGTCAATGACGATGAGCGCCAAGTCGCCCAAGCGCGGCAAATTATCGAGAACCGGCTTGTCCACCAGCAAGTAAGCCCAGTGACAAGCCTTGATGAGGCAGTCGATAAGCTCCTGTCCGGATTGATCATCGTCTTGATCGAAGGCGAATCAACCGGGTTCGCCGTCGACGTCCGCAGCTACCCGGGTCGGCAGCCGCAAGAACCGGATACGGAAAAAGTTGTGCGCGGCGCCCGCGACGGATATGTCGAAAACATTATCGTCAATACGGCATTGACGCGGCGCCGCATCCGTGATGAACGGCTGCGTCTTGAAATTTTGCAAGTCGGGGAACGATCGAAAACCGATATATGCATCGCCTATATTAAAGATGTCGCTGATCCGGGGCTTGTCGAGCTCGTCAAAAACGAGTTGAAACAAATTAGTGTTGATGGGCTGACGATGGGTGACAAAACAGTGGAGGAGTTTTTAGTCAGGCAAGGGTATAACCCGTATCCGCTCGTCCGCTACACGGAGCGGCCGGACGTTGCGGCGACGCATTTGCTTGAAGGGCATGTGCTCATTATGGTCGACACGTCACCAAGCGTCATTATTACGCCAACGACGTTCTTCCACCATGTCCAGCACGCAGAAGAGTACCGGCAGTCGCCGGGGGTCGGAACGTTCGTGCGTTGGGTGCGGTTTTTAGGCATTTTGTCGTCGCTGTTTTTGCTGCCGCTGTGGGTGCTGTTTGTGCTCGAGCCGTCGCTCTTGCCGGAATCGTGGGCGTTTATCGGGCCGAACAAACAGACAAACATCCCGATTATCATGCAAATTTTGCTCGCCGACTTCGGAATTGAGTTTTTGCGGATGGCAGCGATCCATACGCCGACGCCGCTGTCGACGGCCATGGGCTTAATCGCCGCTGTGTTGATCGGGCAAATCGCCATCGATGTCGGGCTGTTTGTGCCGGAAGTCATTTTATATGTCGCGGTGGCGGCGATCGGCTCATTTGCGACACCGAGCTACGAGCTCAGTGTAGCCAATAAAATTTCCCGCTTAGCGCTTGTCATATTGGTCGCCTTATTTAAAGTGCCTGGGCTCGTGATCGGAACGACCGTTTATTTGCTTTGGTTAGCCAGCATCCGTTCGCTGAACACGCCGTACTTATGGCCGTTCATCCCCTTTGACCCAGCGGCATTTATGCAAATTGTCGTTCGCCGTTCGGTCGCGGGAGCGAAAGTGCGCCCGAGCATCGTCCATCCGCAAGACCGGAGAAAGCAGCCATCATGA
- the lysA gene encoding diaminopimelate decarboxylase: MFFHGTSRVNEKGHLEIGGVDTVELAETYGTPLYIYDVALIRARARAFKEAFRRHGVRAQVAYASKAFSSIAMVQLAAEEGLSLDVVSGGELYTAIAAGFPPERIHFHGNNKSRDELEMALKHGVGCIVADNFYELELIEQLAVPSGRAVSVLLRVTPGVEAHTHDYILTGQEDSKFGFDLNNGQADEAFRRVMGSPAFQLLGVHCHIGSQIFETAGFVLAAQKVFTKMAEWNKEHGFVPSVINLGGGFGIRYTEEDDPIPVSAYVDCIVEEVKKQAEAHRLPLPEIWIEPGRSLVGDAGTTIYTIGSRKDVPNVRTYIAVDGGMSDNIRPALYGAKYEAVIANRVLGERTETVSIAGKCCESGDMLIWDLALPEAKPGDYLAVFCTGAYGYSMANNYNRLPRPAVVFVENGDAQLVVKRETYEDVIQHDLPFKAKVRK; the protein is encoded by the coding sequence ATGTTTTTTCATGGGACGAGCCGCGTCAATGAAAAAGGGCATTTGGAAATCGGCGGCGTCGACACGGTCGAGTTGGCCGAGACGTACGGCACGCCGCTTTATATTTATGACGTTGCGTTGATCCGCGCGCGGGCGCGCGCGTTTAAAGAAGCGTTCCGCCGCCATGGCGTGCGGGCGCAAGTGGCTTACGCGAGCAAGGCGTTTTCCTCGATTGCCATGGTGCAGCTCGCCGCTGAGGAAGGGCTGTCGCTTGACGTCGTGTCGGGCGGGGAGCTGTATACGGCGATCGCTGCTGGATTTCCGCCGGAGCGCATCCATTTCCATGGCAACAATAAAAGTCGGGACGAGCTGGAGATGGCGCTCAAACATGGCGTCGGCTGCATTGTCGCTGACAACTTTTACGAACTCGAGCTCATTGAACAACTGGCCGTTCCTTCCGGCCGGGCGGTCTCGGTGTTGCTCCGCGTCACACCGGGCGTCGAGGCGCATACGCACGATTATATTTTAACGGGGCAGGAAGACTCAAAGTTTGGCTTTGACTTAAACAACGGCCAGGCGGATGAGGCGTTCCGCCGTGTGATGGGATCGCCGGCGTTTCAGCTGCTTGGCGTTCACTGCCATATCGGTTCGCAAATTTTTGAAACGGCCGGTTTTGTGCTTGCTGCACAAAAAGTGTTCACAAAGATGGCGGAATGGAACAAGGAGCACGGATTTGTCCCTTCGGTCATCAACCTTGGCGGCGGCTTTGGCATCCGCTATACGGAGGAGGACGATCCTATTCCGGTGTCAGCGTACGTCGATTGCATCGTCGAGGAAGTGAAAAAGCAGGCTGAAGCGCATCGGCTTCCGCTGCCGGAAATTTGGATCGAGCCGGGCCGTTCGCTCGTCGGCGATGCGGGGACGACGATTTATACGATCGGCTCTCGCAAAGACGTGCCGAATGTCCGCACATATATCGCGGTCGACGGTGGAATGAGCGACAACATTCGTCCAGCGCTGTACGGGGCGAAATACGAAGCGGTGATCGCCAACCGGGTGCTAGGCGAGCGGACAGAAACCGTGTCAATCGCCGGGAAGTGCTGCGAGTCGGGCGATATGCTCATTTGGGATCTCGCGCTGCCCGAGGCGAAGCCAGGCGATTATTTGGCCGTCTTTTGCACCGGCGCCTACGGCTATTCGATGGCGAACAACTACAACCGTCTGCCGCGCCCGGCGGTTGTCTTCGTCGAAAATGGCGACGCCCAGCTCGTTGTCAAACGGGAAACATATGAAGATGTAATCCAGCACGATTTGCCGTTCAAGGCGAAGGTGAGAAAATAA
- a CDS encoding DUF1002 domain-containing protein yields the protein MKRTIASSLLAVMLLAFPAIVAADAAPGDVIVTLGENLTDEQKQKVLEEMKAPDGAQTVTVSNAEEHKYLDGLIPKAQIGTRAISSSMITIGEPGSGLNVETHNITWVTKEMYTNALITAGVKDADIYVTAPFPVSGTAALTGLMKAYEISSDQAIPDAVKKVANEEMVQTAKLADSIGPDKAVALLAKIKEEIANNPPQTDADLRALIERIANDLGITLSANEINSLISLFHKMQSADINWDQVNDQLSKAKEQLSAFLQSEEGKTFIQHVVDILKEIWNAIKSAFSSSQ from the coding sequence GTGAAACGAACGATCGCTTCATCGCTGCTGGCGGTTATGCTGCTGGCGTTTCCAGCCATAGTGGCAGCCGATGCCGCGCCGGGCGACGTTATTGTAACGCTCGGGGAAAACTTGACAGACGAGCAAAAGCAAAAAGTGCTCGAAGAAATGAAAGCGCCGGACGGGGCACAGACGGTTACCGTTTCAAACGCTGAAGAGCATAAATATTTGGATGGGCTCATCCCAAAAGCGCAAATCGGTACGCGCGCCATCTCATCGTCGATGATTACGATCGGCGAACCGGGCTCCGGACTGAATGTCGAGACGCATAACATCACATGGGTAACGAAAGAAATGTATACGAACGCCTTAATTACCGCCGGGGTGAAAGACGCTGACATTTACGTCACCGCCCCGTTCCCGGTTTCTGGCACCGCCGCGTTGACCGGACTAATGAAGGCGTATGAAATTTCCTCTGACCAAGCTATTCCGGACGCTGTGAAAAAAGTGGCGAACGAAGAAATGGTGCAAACGGCGAAGCTGGCCGACTCGATCGGTCCGGACAAGGCGGTCGCCTTGCTGGCGAAAATCAAAGAAGAAATCGCCAACAACCCGCCGCAAACGGACGCCGATTTACGCGCCTTGATTGAACGAATCGCCAACGACCTTGGCATTACGCTGAGCGCAAACGAAATCAACAGCCTCATTTCCCTCTTCCATAAAATGCAAAGCGCTGATATCAACTGGGATCAAGTCAATGACCAACTCAGCAAAGCAAAAGAACAACTGTCGGCATTTTTGCAGTCGGAAGAAGGAAAAACGTTTATCCAACATGTCGTTGACATCCTAAAAGAGATTTGGAATGCCATCAAATCGGCGTTCTCCTCGAGTCAATAA
- a CDS encoding CBO0543 family protein, with protein sequence MLLMTVTVIVFLVLFIIMPKQLSTLEMYTTSLFAICLGLSADLFLDLKYHLYGYFDPGVDGPAYLFMISVYAIVNLLFLNIYPLRQPVWKQAAYIGGWSLFSVLYEIAALRTGLLYYRGWKLSYSAALYPLLFLILLIHFLLVRRLAAKAERRFDRKTDGRTV encoded by the coding sequence ATGTTGTTGATGACGGTGACCGTAATTGTATTTCTCGTTTTGTTTATCATCATGCCAAAACAGCTTTCAACGCTTGAAATGTACACGACCTCGCTGTTTGCCATTTGTCTCGGCCTCTCTGCCGATTTATTTCTCGATCTCAAATACCATTTATACGGCTATTTTGATCCCGGGGTTGACGGGCCGGCATATTTGTTCATGATTTCTGTTTACGCCATCGTCAATCTTCTGTTTTTAAACATTTACCCGCTGCGGCAGCCGGTTTGGAAGCAAGCCGCCTATATCGGTGGGTGGTCGCTCTTTTCCGTTCTCTATGAAATTGCCGCGCTGCGGACGGGGCTGCTGTACTACCGCGGCTGGAAGCTTTCCTACTCAGCGGCTTTGTACCCGCTTTTGTTCCTTATTTTGCTGATTCACTTTCTCCTTGTGCGCCGTCTGGCGGCGAAGGCGGAACGCCGTTTCGATAGAAAAACAGACGGGCGTACGGTATAA
- a CDS encoding peptidylprolyl isomerase: MAKKGYLLMENGGKIEFELFPNEAPVTVANFEKLANEGFYNGLTFHRVIPGFVSQGGCPRGNGTGDAGYTIPCETDNNPHRHVTGAISMAHRGRDTGSCQFFIVHEPQPHLDGVHTVFGQVTSGMDVVKAMKNGDVMKEVKVVDEP; encoded by the coding sequence ATGGCGAAAAAAGGTTATCTTTTGATGGAAAATGGCGGGAAAATTGAATTTGAACTGTTTCCGAATGAGGCGCCGGTGACGGTGGCTAACTTTGAAAAATTAGCGAACGAAGGATTTTATAACGGGCTGACGTTCCACCGTGTCATCCCCGGGTTTGTCAGCCAAGGCGGTTGTCCGCGCGGCAACGGGACGGGCGATGCCGGCTATACGATTCCGTGCGAGACGGACAACAATCCGCACCGGCATGTCACTGGGGCGATTTCGATGGCGCACCGCGGCCGCGATACCGGCAGCTGCCAGTTTTTCATCGTCCATGAACCACAGCCGCACTTAGATGGGGTGCATACCGTCTTTGGCCAAGTAACGTCCGGGATGGACGTCGTCAAGGCGATGAAAAACGGCGATGTGATGAAGGAAGTGAAAGTGGTTGACGAACCGTAA